A stretch of Acidobacteriota bacterium DNA encodes these proteins:
- a CDS encoding DUF465 domain-containing protein, with protein MAISREEIKRVLLKEDHEFRKLADKHQKLEKKIEELRKRSYLNPSEERELLELKKLKLSIKDKMEERIRSYKKKAER; from the coding sequence ATGGCTATTTCTCGAGAGGAGATAAAAAGGGTCTTGCTTAAAGAGGATCACGAGTTCAGGAAGCTCGCGGACAAACATCAGAAGCTCGAAAAGAAAATAGAGGAGCTAAGAAAGAGAAGCTACCTCAACCCAAGCGAAGAAAGGGAGCTTCTGGAGCTCAAGAAGCTCAAGCTCTCGATAAAGGATAAAATGGAGGAGCGGATCCGCTCCTATAAAAAGAAGGCT